A section of the Corynebacterium tuberculostearicum genome encodes:
- a CDS encoding ABC transporter permease, whose product MQYSAMKTIGVVAKREMAVALKSKMVVGTMLLLILGAIIGPIAINFFSGDDEPDSVAVVGMEASAFDDSGIDATAAKDRAEAQQMVENEDADAALVPAENDGWELVSKGDAPASVTTTVNQIVASQAQATALDTLNIDPQELEKATPSTTVNQVNLEEEDGTEHKMAGVATVLIGAMVVVFSVMTFAGLIGGRVTEEKSSRVVEIILSSVRPVDFLAGKILGNTIVGFLATLLILGGGAISLATTGLASDIELDYGLVAVLLVGEILGLLFFGSLYAAAGSMVQRTEDLQSTQAPILFLVFATMYVPMFGWMHLDATWMQVMTWLPPVSMLVAPMQVAGGNLSWLGLAASYLLMALVTALIIVIVGRIYRRAILNNGRKMTWRQALGK is encoded by the coding sequence ATGCAGTATTCCGCAATGAAGACCATCGGAGTTGTAGCCAAGCGTGAGATGGCGGTCGCGCTGAAGTCGAAGATGGTGGTGGGCACCATGCTGCTACTCATCCTCGGTGCCATTATCGGCCCTATCGCTATCAATTTCTTCAGCGGCGATGACGAACCAGATTCCGTAGCCGTCGTGGGGATGGAAGCGTCTGCTTTTGATGATTCCGGCATCGATGCCACCGCGGCGAAAGACCGCGCAGAAGCCCAGCAGATGGTAGAGAATGAAGACGCCGATGCCGCCTTAGTGCCGGCCGAGAACGACGGCTGGGAACTCGTGAGCAAAGGGGATGCCCCAGCGTCCGTGACCACCACCGTCAACCAAATCGTTGCTTCTCAAGCACAAGCAACTGCGCTGGATACGCTCAATATTGACCCACAAGAGTTAGAAAAGGCTACCCCCTCGACCACGGTCAATCAGGTGAACTTAGAAGAAGAGGACGGCACGGAACATAAGATGGCCGGCGTAGCCACGGTCCTCATTGGCGCAATGGTGGTCGTCTTTTCCGTCATGACCTTCGCCGGCTTGATTGGTGGCCGCGTCACGGAGGAAAAGTCGTCCCGAGTGGTGGAAATTATCTTGTCTTCCGTGCGTCCGGTGGACTTTTTGGCCGGCAAGATTCTGGGCAATACCATCGTTGGATTCCTAGCCACGCTGCTCATTTTGGGCGGCGGTGCTATCTCTCTTGCTACGACTGGATTGGCTAGTGACATCGAGCTGGACTACGGCTTGGTAGCCGTCCTCCTTGTTGGCGAGATTCTCGGCCTGCTCTTCTTTGGCAGCCTCTACGCTGCAGCCGGCTCGATGGTGCAGCGCACCGAGGATCTCCAATCCACGCAGGCACCTATCCTGTTCCTCGTCTTTGCCACCATGTATGTACCGATGTTCGGCTGGATGCACCTAGATGCCACATGGATGCAGGTCATGACCTGGCTGCCGCCGGTATCCATGCTGGTCGCCCCTATGCAGGTGGCCGGGGGCAACCTCAGCTGGCTGGGACTTGCCGCAAGCTACCTGCTCATGGCCTTGGTCACGGCACTTATTATCGTCATTGTTGGCCGCATCTACCGCCGCGCCATTTTGAATAATGGCAGGAAGATGACCTGGCGTCAGGCGCTGGGCAAGTAA